The sequence TTTCTTTCCAATATTTTCGGCTAGTAAAGTACCTCTTTATTGCATCTGCATTTTATTATTAGGCTTACTAATGCTATAGGCATCAACTATTTCCGTTTTCCATGCTTCTATAGTATCTGCGATGGCACGGTCGGCAAGGTCAAAGAAAAAATGCTGTTTGATGTCGAAACCGCAATACGCATAGATACCTGTGTCTGAGGTGAGCTTTAAAGCGTTATCCATTCCTATTTCCTGATATTCCGTTTTTGATTTACCATGCGAATTGATAATGTAAGCTGTCTTGCCAGCCAGCAGTCCTTTTTGCACACCGTTGTCATAACGATAGGCAAACCCATAGCTAAATACCCGGTCAATATATCCTTTCATAATACCCGGCATACCTGTCCACCATATCGGATAAATAAATGTTACCACTTCCGCCCAGGCAATATATTCCTGCTCAGTTCTGATGGCTTCATTAACGATGCCTTTGCGTTGCCCGGCAATATCTTCAAGGGATAACACCGGATCAAAATTAAGCTGGTACAAATCCCTGACTACAACCTCATGCTTTTGTTGCAGTAACGTTTCTTCAACCGTTTGTTTGAATAATTGATTTAAACTTGCCTTATTAGGATGGGCATAAATAATAAGATGTTTCATTTTGTTTGTTTTAAGTAATTGAACAAAACAAAAGTAGGATGATCCCAAACGGGAAAATTGTAAGAAAACGAAACGGCTATTCAGCTGAGGCTTGACAAATATCTTGTTGGAACCTTACAAAACGTTTAGGAGAAAGATTGATGAAATGTTTAAAATCGTGAATAAGCTGGCTTTGGTCATAATATCCACATGCATCTACAACCTCAAACCAATCTACATTTTTCGATGACAAAAGAACTTGTTCTATTTTTCTGATTGCATTTACAAAACGCTTATATCGGTTGATTTCTTTGGCACTATATCCAAAATACTTTTTGTGCATCAATTGTACATTCCTTTCAGTCTGTCCGGTTTCTTCTGCAATAGCTTTGATTGGATTTAGGGTGTCGTCTTTAAAATTACTCAGTAATGTAGCAGTAGAGTCCTGCAATTTTAAATAGGGTCTGCAAAAATCGAGAATATGATCTACCTTATCTGAAATGTTTGGTATACCATTTAATTGATGCCATAAATAGGTAAAACAATTCTCTTCCATTGCTTCATCAGGATGTATTGGCAAATGGTCAGAAAGAAATGCTTTGTCAAAAAAACGATAAAAAGCATCATCTTTGAAATTTGCAACTAAAATTTGCGATCCGGGGGTAAGGATATACTCAAAAGCAGACTTTATGGGACCAAGTACGATAAATTTATCTACTTCAATTTCGCTTTGTGCACCGGAAACTAACCGGGCTTTAGCACCGAAATTGAATACCATAATCGTCTGAAAAGATGGCAGCAAAGTTTTGGTTATTGAACCTGTTGAATTGTTCTCTGCAAAATAGAAATGAGAAAATACTGTCTCAAATTCGTTGGGAACAGACAGTCTATAATGGTGATATTTCTGGTCGTCCGATTTCATAATTTATAGGACATTAATTTAGGAAAAATAAACAAAACTAAATTAGGAGTTTTTATCTTCTTGTTCTATTTTTTTGATGGATTAGATTTCCACATGTATAATCGAACGCTCCATATGAAAAAGTCAGATATATTTTGTATCGATTAAAGTTTATTCTGAAACCAACACTTCATCAGAGATAAATAAATATGGAATAAATAAAACATGCATCACACGACAGAATCTGACGCATTAAAAATATGTACAACAAATTTTCAGGCTAATAATAAAGCCTCCCCTATCAATAGGGAGGCAAAATTTCAAAAACGAAATATAAGTTATGCGAGTGGTGTTAAACAAGTTTTCTTCTTCAAAACTCTTTTATACATTAACAATGGGCGTGCCAATTAGATCACTGTTTAAGGAAATCTTTCTTTTTGTGGTATAAAAAAAACTCCAAGAGCATTAGGAGGTTGAATATCAAAATGGTATTTTAAACTAGTTTAATTAAAGGTACATATTAATTGTAATAGGCTATAAAAAAATAAATACCACATTTAATTATGGGCGTGTATTATGGCATACTGCTTGTTAGTTCATCAAAAAATAAAACTAGCAATGGAGCTGTCTCAGCAAGAATTAAGCAATAACGAAATTACCGTAACACTTGCGCTTTTAAATAATGATTTACAAGAAATGATGAATCATTGTCTATTATATAAGTGGAAATATGAATTGATCAATTCATATAATTTACAGCTTCATATTCCAAAAGACTCAGTTCACCTACTATTCTATTTAGGACACAAGATCTTATCAGGTATAAATGTTCCTGGAGGTAATCAGAATTATATAAATTAT is a genomic window of Chryseobacterium nakagawai containing:
- a CDS encoding NAD(P)H-dependent oxidoreductase, giving the protein MKHLIIYAHPNKASLNQLFKQTVEETLLQQKHEVVVRDLYQLNFDPVLSLEDIAGQRKGIVNEAIRTEQEYIAWAEVVTFIYPIWWTGMPGIMKGYIDRVFSYGFAYRYDNGVQKGLLAGKTAYIINSHGKSKTEYQEIGMDNALKLTSDTGIYAYCGFDIKQHFFFDLADRAIADTIEAWKTEIVDAYSISKPNNKMQMQ
- a CDS encoding helix-turn-helix domain-containing protein, which produces MKSDDQKYHHYRLSVPNEFETVFSHFYFAENNSTGSITKTLLPSFQTIMVFNFGAKARLVSGAQSEIEVDKFIVLGPIKSAFEYILTPGSQILVANFKDDAFYRFFDKAFLSDHLPIHPDEAMEENCFTYLWHQLNGIPNISDKVDHILDFCRPYLKLQDSTATLLSNFKDDTLNPIKAIAEETGQTERNVQLMHKKYFGYSAKEINRYKRFVNAIRKIEQVLLSSKNVDWFEVVDACGYYDQSQLIHDFKHFINLSPKRFVRFQQDICQASAE